The Natrinema saccharevitans genome includes the window TCCGGCAGCGCCTGCTCCATGATCGTCAACGGAAACACGAGGAAGTCGTCGCCGAAGGGCCGGATCGGGTCGTAGCCCGCGTGAAAGCCACACTCGGTACTCGAACCGAGGCTCGCGTCGTACTCGAGGCCGATCGCCCGGTGGGAGCGCCAGGTCTCGGGAACCGACAGCCGCAAGTAGTGTTGGCGACCGCCGGCGATCGGGCCGTCGAGAACGTCCTCGAGGATCCGCTTCTCCTCGCGGAGCCGCTCCGGTTCGTCCGCGGAGTGATAGGAGCCGTGGAGGCCGACCTCCCAGCCGCCGGCATCGAGGTCCCGGACGACGGCGGCGATTTCGGGAGCGGTCACGTCGTAGCGGCCGAGGTGCTGAACCCAGTTGGCCGGCGAGAGCCACTCCCGGACCGGCCGGTCCGCCAGCAGGTGCTGTTCGTTCAGGAAGTAAAACGCCGACCGAACTCCCAGCTCGTCCTCGAGGGCCATGATCTCCTCGAACTGCCAGTAGGGATTGTCCCCGGAGATCGCGGTCCGAAGGTGGTGTGTCGGCCGCTCCTGGAGGGCGTAGTACAGCGACCGGATCCCCTTGAACGGCCGGTCGACGTCGTGGGTCAGACAGAGGGCGAACGAGGCGTCGCCGGGGGGATCGAACCGCGCCCGCGGTAAGTCGGCCACCCGGTCGAAGACCGCGTCCGACGAGCGGTCGTCGTCGGTCGACGCCCCGGGTTCGGGCCGCCCACCAGTGGGTGTCTCAGTCATCGTCGACGTGTCGCTCGAGCGTCGTGACGATTCGCGCCGCTGCGTTGCCGTTCCCGTAGAGGTCGGGCTTGGCGGGCGGGTTCTCGGCGGCCCGGACGGCGTCGACGATCCGGTCGGCGTTCGCCCCGACGAGGTCGTTCCAGCCGGCGTCGACCGTCGCCGTCCACTCCGTCCGATCGCGGAGGGTGACACACGGCGTGTCCAGGTAGAACGCCTCCTTCTGGACGCCGCCGGAGTCGGTCGCGACGCAGGTCGCGCCCTCGACCAGTCGGACGAACGTGGCGTAGCCGACGGGATCGACGACGCGGACGTCCGCCGTCAGTCGCTCCCAGAGACCGTGGTCGTGGAGGGCGTCGACCGTCCGCGGGTGGGCCGGGAACACGACCGGCCGCTCGAGTCGCGCCAATCCGTCGACGATCGACTCGAGGCGCTCGGGCTCGTCGGTGTTTTTCGCGCGGTGGACCGTCGCGAGGACGTACTCGTCGGGGACCGACGGCCCGTCGCCGGCCACCGCGTCGAGTCGGTCCCGGATCGCCAGCAGCGTATCGTACATCACGTCCCCGGGAACCGAGACGCCCTCGGTGATCCCCTCCCGCTCGAGGGTCCGCTTCGCGTCCGGGCCGGGCGCGAACAGGAGGTCGGCGGCGTGATCGGTCAGCCGGCGGTTGACCTCCTCGGGCATCGACGGGTCGTACGAGCGCAGGCCGGCCTCGACGTGTGCGAGCGTCGCCGACGACTTGGCCGTCACCAGCGCGCCCGCGAGCGTCGAGTTCGTGTCGCCGTAGACGAGGACGACGTCGGGCGACTCGTCTTCGACGATCGATTCCAACGCCGTCATCATCTCGGCGGTCTGGGTCGCGTGGGGGGCCGACCCGACGCCGAGGTGGTACGCCGGCACGGGGAGGGCGAGTTCGTCGAAGAACACCGCGGAGAGTTCGGGATCGTAGTGCTGGCCGGTGTGGACGAGGCGTTCGTCGTGGGCGTCACGGAGCCGTCGAGAGATGGCCGCGGCTTTGACGAACTGCGGTCTGGCACCGACGACCGACACCACCTTCATTCGGCGTCCACCTCCGCGACTCGCTCGCGGCCGGTCGCGAGCGCGCTGGCGTCGGCTCTCGTACGCGTCTCGAGTCCGTCCGCGGGTCGTCGGTCGGTCCCGGCGGGGAGCGGGCCGCTCCGAGTCTGACCTCGATTCATTGTCTGTTTGACCGATTACGTCTCATCACAGACACGGTGTTAGTAAATAGTCGCATACCGGAGAGTCCCCGTCGACGACGGGTCGCGGCCGACGGTACCGAAACCGGGCGGCCGGGCGCCGGGACCACGACCTCCACTCGTCACGGCTGCCGGAATATGGGATCGAGGGAGGCGGACACGCGCCGACCGAACCGGCGTTCCCCGCTCGTGCCGTCCCGCGGGACCGTCGGCTCGGTGTCTGCCTGCTCCGATCCATCGGCCCGGCGGGCGATCGATGCGAAGCGACCGGATTCGACGAGCGTTACCGCCCCGACCACCGCGGTTGCGACCGCGACCAGTAGCTTCCGTCGACTCATCGTACCACTCGAGGGAGACGCGTTCGACACGCCGGCTGCGTCGAAGACGACGCCGAGTACGGGTACATGCGTACGACCGGTCACTGAGACCGACTCTATTAATTATATATCCGTTTCCCTTCGGATCGGGGCTCCTGCCGTCCCGTAGCGTTCACGTACCGACGGTAGTATCCTGTTACAGCTCGCGTTTCGGTGTCAACAGTCCCCGTGACGGCGATCTGTGCGCCCGCTCAATCCAGTCATCCGGCCCCGATGATGTTGTCGTGGCAACACTGACCATACCCTTTTCGGGCTCTAACACTAACCCGCATCACAACAGTCGTATGGAGGTGAATGATCTCGCGTCCGTGTTGCTCGAGCACGCCCGGGAAAAGCTCGCGGTCGTCGACGCGGCTGGGACGTTCGCGTACGTCAACGAAGCCAGTACCGCGATCGTCGGCTACGAGCCGGCCCAGCTCGTCGGCGACCGCGCCATCGAGTACGTTCATCCCGACGACAGAACGACCGTTCTCGAGCAGCTCGAGGCCGTCACGGCGGAGACGGGGTCGTCGGCGACGGTCCGCTACCGCCACGCGGCCGCGGACGGCGAGTGGGTGTGGCTCGAAAGCCGGTTCACGAACCCCTCGGACGAGAGCCTCGAGGGCTGTGTCGTGAGTTCGCGAGATATCTCCGAGCAGGTGTCTGCGGAGCAGGAACGCCGCGACGCGGAGAATCGCCTGCGGACGATCACCGGCACGGTCGGCGACGTTCTCTGGATGTTCGACGGCGACTGGGAGGAGGTCCTGTTCGTCAACCCCGCGTACGAGGAGGTCTTCGGCCAGCCGGTGTCGATCCTCGAGGACGATCCGCAGGCGTTTCTCGACGTCGTCCACCCCGACGACGTTCCCCGCGTCCAGGGGAGTATGCAGCGGGTCGCAAGCGGCGAATCGATCGAACTCGAGTATCGAGTCAACCCCGCGGCCGACTACGGCCGCTGGGTCTGGGTCCGCTCGGAACCGATCCTCGAGGACGGTGATGTCGACCGGATCGCCGGCTTCTCCCGGGACATCACCGACCGGCGACGGCGCGAACGCCAGCTCGCGGTCATGGACAACCTCCTGCGACACAACCTCCGCAACGACATGTCCGTCATCCTCGGCAACGCCGAGCGTATCGCCAGCGAGGCGTCGGAACCCGCTCGCAGGCACGCGAAGATCATCCGAATGCAGGGGCAGGACCTCCTCGAGAGCGCGCACAAACAGCGCGAGATCATCGAACTGCTGACCGATCGACCGGTCCCGGAATCGATCGACCTCGTTCCGGTCGTCGCCGACTCGATCGACCGGGTCCGCGACGCATACCCCGAGGCGACGATCGAGGCGAGCCTGCCGGACGCGGCGACCGTCCGCACCGTACACGAGGTCGAACTAGCGGTGACGGAACTGCTCGAGAACGCCGTTCGCCACAGCTTGAACGGGTCGCCGGAGCTGTCGGTAGCCGTCCGCATCCGAACGGATGCGGTCGATATCGTGATCCGCGACGACTGCCCGCCGATTCCGGAGGTGGAGTTTCGCGTCCTGACCGGCGACTGGGAGATGGACGACATCTATCACACCTCGGGGCTGGGGCTGTGGCTCGTCCACTGGGTCGTCGATCTCTCGGACGGCCACATCGCCTTCGAGCGCTCCGAGGGGGGAAACACGGTCGTCGTGTCGCTGCCTTGGGTCTCGTAGCGGGCGACCGTCTACCGGGCCGTGCCCGCAGTTCGCGGGGCGGAATCACTCCATGTAGCCCAACCCCTTCAGCCGGTCTTCGACGTCGTCGAAGTCCTCGTCGACGTCGTCGCCGGTATCGATCGCCGTGACCGCCGTCCGTTCGACCCGGCTCGTCGCCGGGGTACTCGCCTCGTCGAAGGCGTCGAACAGAACACGCCCGTCCGCGTTCTTCGGAACCGGCTCGTCGATGCCGTGCAGCAGGGTCGGGGCGACGTCCACGACTCGAGCCCCGCGTAGGGTCGCGCCGGAATCGATCGACGGCCCCCGACAGAGGACGATTCCCTCGCTGCGGTGGCTCGCGTCGTAGGTTCCGGTGCCGCCCCGCACCTCGTCGGCCATCCCGCTGCGGGACTCGTAGACGTCGCGTCCGCCGACGACCAGGTCCGGCGAGTCGTCGTCCGTCGGGAACAGTTCGTCCCCGTCGCGGACCTCGAGCAGCGGCTCCCCCGTCTCGTCGGTCACCGACTCGAGGGCGGCCCTGACGTCCGCTTTCACCTCCGAGATTTCCGTCGGCGAGACGACGCCGCCGTCGAAGCGCTCGGTATCGTTGATATAGCAGTTGCCGGTGTCGTGGACGAACGCGACGGTCCGATCGAAGTCCACGTCGTAGAGGGCGTGATCGCCGGGGATCTGTTCGGCGACGGAGTCGACCAGCCGCCGGGGCAGCGACTGAACCAGCGTCTCCTCGGTGATCCCGACGCGGCTGAGCGCTCCCGTGATGGTGTCCCGGGAGATCCCGAGACTGGCGAGCGCGCCGCGGGTCCCGTCGTCTTCGCGCCTGACCAGATACCCCTCCCGCTCGAGGATCCGGTTGGCGTAGACGAGTTCCTCGATCGGACCGAATCCGTGGTCGGAGACGACGTAGAGGTCGGCGTCGTGGTCGTCGGTGTAGGCCATCACTTCCCCGAGGATCTCGTCTAGCTGCTTGTAGTGTGCGAGCAGCCGATCCATCTCCCAGACGAGGTGCTGGAAGCGGTCCGGCGCGGTGAAGACGAAGAAAAACAGCTGCCAGTCGTCGCCGGCCCGTTCCAGCTGTAACTCGAGGAGTTCGCGGCGGTTCGTGAGCATCTCGTCGACGGCGACCTCGAACTCGTCGGGGCGGTCGGCGTACTCGGGGTAATCGAGGCTGATCTCGTAATCGGGGATCCGCGCGTCGATCTCCTCGCTCAGTTCGGGCGGATGCGTAAACTCCCGGTCCGTCGCGGGCGTCATCATCCCGGTCACCATCGTGCCGTCGATCTCGCGGGCCGGATACGTCATCGGGACGTTGCCGACGTGGGCCGGGGCGAGCTGGTCCCACAGGGCCGGCTGCGCCAGGTCCCGGCTCGTGTACATCTCGTGGCTGTACTCCGACGAGAGGTTCTGGAAGCCGTATATCCCGTGTTTGTCCGGCCAGACGCCGGTCGCGATCGACGGCCACGCAAGCGGCGTCGTCGGCGGGCGCGTACTCTCGAGTGGGCCGGCGGCACCCTCCTCGCGCATCCGGGCGAAGTTCGGGAGTTCGCCCTCGTCGCTCCATCGCTCGATGAGTCGCCACGGGACGCCGTCGAGTCCGAGTACGAACGCTCGCTCGGAAGGGGGTATAGATCCGCTCATGATTGGGTTTTGAAGTGTCTGAGACGCCTGCTACCCCGGGAATCGCTCGATGCGCGTTTTGTTATAGAGCGTGTTCAGGCAGTTTCGCGTCGACCCGGCCCCTGTTCGGTTCGGTTAACCCGGCGGCGAGCGCGGCCCGTCCCGCCGCCGCGGGCCCGTCGCCGGACGATAGCGCCGGACTCGGCTCCGCGGGCGGCAAGATCTCCATAACAAAGTCATCCCGTCGGAACCGTCCGGATATGAAACGCGTCCAACCGTGGTGGGATCCGTGGGCAGCGTCGTAATCTCGCTCGACGCGGAACTCGGCTGGGGGTTTCACGATCTCGTGACGCCACCGACCGAGCGAGTCGAGGCCGGCCGTCGCGGCTGGTCGGTCATGCTCGAGTTACTCGAGGAGTTCGAGGTGCCGGCGACCTGGGCCGTCGTCGGCCACCTCATGCTCGACAGCTGTGACGGAGTCCACGCCGACCATCCGGCCCCCGAGGGCTGGTTCGCCCGCGAACGGGGCGAGTGGGCCGACCGCGAGGACCTCCGATACGGCCCCGACCTCGTCGCGGCCGTCCTCGAGGCCGACGCCGACCACGAGTTCGCCAGTCACTCCTTTTCGCACGTGCTGTTCGGTCGCCCCGAGACCGACCGCGAACTTGCGGCGGCCGAACTCGAGCGCAGTCGCGAGATCGCGGCCGATTGGAACCGGTCGATCGACACGCTGGTCTATCCGCGCAACGACGTCGGCCACCGCGACGTACTGGCCGAGCAGGGAGTTACGGCCTATCGCGGGCGGTCGCCGACCCGCGACGGCGTTCGCGGCCTGTTCGACTCGAC containing:
- the wecB gene encoding non-hydrolyzing UDP-N-acetylglucosamine 2-epimerase, giving the protein MKVVSVVGARPQFVKAAAISRRLRDAHDERLVHTGQHYDPELSAVFFDELALPVPAYHLGVGSAPHATQTAEMMTALESIVEDESPDVVLVYGDTNSTLAGALVTAKSSATLAHVEAGLRSYDPSMPEEVNRRLTDHAADLLFAPGPDAKRTLEREGITEGVSVPGDVMYDTLLAIRDRLDAVAGDGPSVPDEYVLATVHRAKNTDEPERLESIVDGLARLERPVVFPAHPRTVDALHDHGLWERLTADVRVVDPVGYATFVRLVEGATCVATDSGGVQKEAFYLDTPCVTLRDRTEWTATVDAGWNDLVGANADRIVDAVRAAENPPAKPDLYGNGNAAARIVTTLERHVDDD
- a CDS encoding polysaccharide deacetylase family protein codes for the protein MTETPTGGRPEPGASTDDDRSSDAVFDRVADLPRARFDPPGDASFALCLTHDVDRPFKGIRSLYYALQERPTHHLRTAISGDNPYWQFEEIMALEDELGVRSAFYFLNEQHLLADRPVREWLSPANWVQHLGRYDVTAPEIAAVVRDLDAGGWEVGLHGSYHSADEPERLREEKRILEDVLDGPIAGGRQHYLRLSVPETWRSHRAIGLEYDASLGSSTECGFHAGYDPIRPFGDDFLVFPLTIMEQALPDPDGRPRAARRTCERLLTEAAANGAVVTVLWHPRYFSEAEFPGYRTLYRWLIERARELGAWIGPPRALHASLEGEPDRSNRIEADRSYRAETDPTEFRFTQVHS
- a CDS encoding polysaccharide deacetylase family protein; translation: MGSVVISLDAELGWGFHDLVTPPTERVEAGRRGWSVMLELLEEFEVPATWAVVGHLMLDSCDGVHADHPAPEGWFARERGEWADREDLRYGPDLVAAVLEADADHEFASHSFSHVLFGRPETDRELAAAELERSREIAADWNRSIDTLVYPRNDVGHRDVLAEQGVTAYRGRSPTRDGVRGLFDSTVRDRSMLVEPVVDEYGLVNVPASMFLFGFEGAARTVAESIWADPMVELARRGIDEAARTDGLFHMWLHPNNLTDERDDRRMRAILSHLDRQRAATDLRVETIADVAGRVAPESGFSERATASWQ
- a CDS encoding PAS domain-containing sensor histidine kinase yields the protein MEVNDLASVLLEHAREKLAVVDAAGTFAYVNEASTAIVGYEPAQLVGDRAIEYVHPDDRTTVLEQLEAVTAETGSSATVRYRHAAADGEWVWLESRFTNPSDESLEGCVVSSRDISEQVSAEQERRDAENRLRTITGTVGDVLWMFDGDWEEVLFVNPAYEEVFGQPVSILEDDPQAFLDVVHPDDVPRVQGSMQRVASGESIELEYRVNPAADYGRWVWVRSEPILEDGDVDRIAGFSRDITDRRRRERQLAVMDNLLRHNLRNDMSVILGNAERIASEASEPARRHAKIIRMQGQDLLESAHKQREIIELLTDRPVPESIDLVPVVADSIDRVRDAYPEATIEASLPDAATVRTVHEVELAVTELLENAVRHSLNGSPELSVAVRIRTDAVDIVIRDDCPPIPEVEFRVLTGDWEMDDIYHTSGLGLWLVHWVVDLSDGHIAFERSEGGNTVVVSLPWVS
- a CDS encoding alkaline phosphatase family protein, whose protein sequence is MSGSIPPSERAFVLGLDGVPWRLIERWSDEGELPNFARMREEGAAGPLESTRPPTTPLAWPSIATGVWPDKHGIYGFQNLSSEYSHEMYTSRDLAQPALWDQLAPAHVGNVPMTYPAREIDGTMVTGMMTPATDREFTHPPELSEEIDARIPDYEISLDYPEYADRPDEFEVAVDEMLTNRRELLELQLERAGDDWQLFFFVFTAPDRFQHLVWEMDRLLAHYKQLDEILGEVMAYTDDHDADLYVVSDHGFGPIEELVYANRILEREGYLVRREDDGTRGALASLGISRDTITGALSRVGITEETLVQSLPRRLVDSVAEQIPGDHALYDVDFDRTVAFVHDTGNCYINDTERFDGGVVSPTEISEVKADVRAALESVTDETGEPLLEVRDGDELFPTDDDSPDLVVGGRDVYESRSGMADEVRGGTGTYDASHRSEGIVLCRGPSIDSGATLRGARVVDVAPTLLHGIDEPVPKNADGRVLFDAFDEASTPATSRVERTAVTAIDTGDDVDEDFDDVEDRLKGLGYME